The DNA segment ttcatttCCTACAAAATCTACTTATTTTAGATGGAGATTTAAAGCACATGGTTTTGTGGAGTTTTTTCCTCCTTATATCCTAGTAGGAAACCTATCAAAAGATAAAGATGCTTTACAATAAGctgtttagagaaaagaaaaaaaaatcaccttggaACAATACCATTTGGCTGATTCTCAGAACCCACCTCCATATTGGGAACAAATCCTACTGACATAAACAAGATTATACTGTACATACATCCTGTATCTGTAAACATTTATGTGGGTTACTTCAcctttctattctctggaacAGGAACTAGAAATGCAGAAGTACAATAATACATACCTTATCATAGCCTTCCAGTTCTCGAAGTTTCTTAATTTCAAAAAGGTTGCCTTCCACAGCAAGCAGACAGATCTGCGAATCACTGAGGATGCTCTGTGGAAGCATACTGAGCTCAAGACAATTCTCCTCCAGACGAAGAACTTTAAGACGAGGACAAGAAGATATCTTCACTGAGATCTGAGATATCTATTGaacaacagttttttaaaaaggataataaGAAAAAGTACAAGCACTATAGTGATTATTTTTTACTAAATTAAAAATCTTTACTTGACTATTTGTCCTAGTTCTTTCTTTTACCACCCCCATTTTCTCACTACCCACTCATTCCAGAAGCCTCTTGTGTTACCCAGCTTCTGTTACTACTCCTCCAGTTTTTTGGGGAAAAACTTTTGAAGGTCACCAGTGgcttttttttggagaaggaaatggcaacccattcctgtattcttgcctggaaaatcccatagacagagaagcctggtgggccccagtccatggggtcacaaagagttggacatgacttagtgactaacacaacacacaAGTGGTTTTTTGGAAACAAAACTCTGATAATAAAAGCACTGTTCATTATAGAAAACCTGAGAATCACGGGTTTAAAGAAAACAGCTACACTGTAAACATTTTGGTAAATTTACTGCCTATCTTTTATGTGTACATAGATGCCAACCACTTTTCTGCCAAAGTCAAGGATTCATTGACCTCATTCCCTGTTGCATTTGACTGTGCTGTCTATCCTTTCCTTGAAACTCCCTCTTATACATACTAAgtgctgtgggttttttttttcctattttttgaaTTATTCCGGATTTTTGGCTTCCCTTCCTGTTTCTATGGGCATTTTCCAAGCAGCAGTCCCTAGTActtaatatttgatttttctaAACTTTATCCTAGGAAAGCCTGTTCATCCTTAAAGCTATCCCTTCTGTTAAACTATGTATCAGCATTCATTTCTGCTCACCTCTATTTCCTTTCctgtgtctctgattttcaataaaataacttTGGATGCTTCACCATCATGCCCATTCCCAAGAGCACCACTCTTCTTTTAGCTCTTGAGTGCAATACCAAGCAGTTATCCTTGACTTATTCACCTCTTCTGCCCTTTAAATGTGCCAAGTCACCTAGTTATAGTTACTTAGCCCAGTAACCATCTCAGACCTTCACTGGGACCTAGTTAAAACTCAAATTCTCAGGCCCTACCCCAGAACTACAAAATCAGAAACAATGAGTATGGGGGCCCCATGATCTCTTAACCAGCTGTCCAGGTTATTCTAATGCACACTACAACCTGAGAACCATTGATTTAACGGAGCACAGGAATGTAGAGCAGGTGTTCAACTTGCTTAGCCaattttttctccaaatattCAGAATGTTTTCCCTAAAAGCTCAAGAACATAAAATAACTACTTTAAGGAAAAGATAAGACCAGGCCCCTCAAAGACTGAATTTCATCCTAAAGGTCAATACAATCTAGAATAGTTTTGACGAATAAAACTTAACTGCAATCTTTGGAATGTCCTACATCTCTATGCTGTCCAATacggtagccactagccacatatgGTTACTGAGCTATTGAAATATGGCTAGTGCagctgaagaatttttttttgtttaaatgaattttaatggCCATGTAGCTACTGGCTACTGTAATGGACTATGCAGATTTAGAAGCACAGACTAGAAAACCAAAGATGACCTGGTCTCACTGTGATTAATATTTCATCATTTGTGCTTTATTTCTAGATCAGATATTGTTTCTCCAGTCAGATACATGTTAACCAAAGAGCTTCTGAAGTTAAACAACTTTCAAATACTACAATTAAAGCTATCCAACAAAGAAATGAGCGATCTACAGAAATCTATCACTGATGGTTTTTCAGCAAAAGCAGGATACACTTGACAtgccaaagaaaaatgaatgaccccTGATGTCCAACTCTGAGAACTTAGGAGTTTAAGCCTCTTTTCTACTCTATCTTCCTGACATAGGTCCTAGATAGTTCCCTGACATAGTTGCTAGATAATCAGAGGTATTTGAGGACTACCTGAAGAACTCATTTCCTGAGACAGGTTTCACTTTGGATATTACCTCCCATTATCTATCTCaccctccaaagaacacctacACAACAAACACATCCAGTGTCTCAACTAACTTCATGGTATGTTGGGCTTTGAAATTAGTCCAGTCCATAGAATGTATCTCTCTTCTAACCTCTGATACCCCCTCCATGAATATAGTGTAGAGAACAATTGGTTATTCAGGAGACCGCAAACCAACATAACACActgtagaaaaaaaattgttaagcTCTAGACCTGGTTCTGGTTGAGGTTGAGTTCAATGACCTGCAGCTCCCCGACTATATCAGGTATGCTCCGAATCTGGTTCTTGGAGAGATCCACTACATCCAGGTGCCATAGGCTACACAGCTGCGATGGCAGAGCTCTCAGCTGGTTCCCAGAGAGGCTCAGGGTCTTAAGGGCAGATAGTTGCCCAAAAGTAGATGGCAGCTCTCTCAATTGATTGTTGTTTAGGCTTAGTGTCTCCAGTTTCTTCAGACTGCATAACTCGTCAGGAAGAGCAGCTagcaaagaaaaatgtaaaacctgaaTCTGATACAGCTGAAAAACACCTttgatgaagtttaaaaaaaaactatatggcAGTTTGTTATGCCTCTTGTTAAATATACATAGGCTTTTCACATGTTGCCCCATTTTTAAGTATTGCA comes from the Budorcas taxicolor isolate Tak-1 chromosome 10, Takin1.1, whole genome shotgun sequence genome and includes:
- the LRRC57 gene encoding leucine-rich repeat-containing protein 57, whose translation is MGNSALRAHVETAQKTGVFQLKDRGLTEFPSELQKLTSNLRTIDLSNNKIENLPPMIIGKFTLLKSLSLNNNKLTALPDELCSLKKLETLSLNNNQLRELPSTFGQLSALKTLSLSGNQLRALPSQLCSLWHLDVVDLSKNQIRSIPDIVGELQVIELNLNQNQISQISVKISSCPRLKVLRLEENCLELSMLPQSILSDSQICLLAVEGNLFEIKKLRELEGYDKYMERFTATKKKFA